A DNA window from Rhizobium jaguaris contains the following coding sequences:
- the cydX gene encoding cytochrome bd-I oxidase subunit CydX: MWYFAWLLGFPLAAAFAVLNAMWYEIVDDNKKAKEPAGKAH; encoded by the coding sequence ATGTGGTATTTTGCTTGGCTTCTCGGCTTCCCCCTCGCCGCAGCCTTCGCCGTCCTCAACGCAATGTGGTATGAGATCGTCGACGACAATAAAAAGGCGAAAGAACCGGCGGGGAAGGCTCACTAA
- a CDS encoding LuxR C-terminal-related transcriptional regulator — protein MSINSRIKRRNGRDAPTVIIIDHHTLARTTIVKLLEHELAGWDLVDMVSTESLDRALGMDVRLIVLDLGGRSVESVSVLEDLTAIAERFSEAPIALLSGSDDISIASQALKMGIRGFFTTSIPIEIALAGLRLVLAGGIFCPQPLDMLTNGLVRHTDSQDDDQRMIEARAHGLDLADFTPRETDVLAELQRGCSNKVIAGKLNLSGHTVKMHVQHIMRKLQVQNRTEVVARLGYRVLTNGHDAAAS, from the coding sequence GTGTCCATCAATTCACGAATAAAACGCCGGAACGGGCGCGACGCGCCAACCGTAATCATCATAGACCATCACACACTTGCCCGCACGACCATCGTGAAGCTTCTTGAGCACGAACTCGCCGGCTGGGATCTTGTTGATATGGTCTCTACTGAGAGTCTTGATAGGGCTCTCGGAATGGATGTCCGTCTGATCGTTCTGGATTTGGGCGGCAGAAGCGTTGAGAGCGTCAGTGTACTTGAAGATCTGACGGCTATCGCGGAACGCTTTTCCGAAGCGCCTATCGCGCTATTATCGGGCTCGGATGATATTTCTATCGCATCTCAAGCACTGAAAATGGGCATTCGCGGCTTTTTCACGACCTCAATTCCCATTGAGATCGCCCTTGCCGGGCTGCGGCTCGTTCTCGCAGGCGGTATATTCTGTCCGCAGCCGTTAGATATGCTTACAAACGGCCTTGTCAGGCATACCGACTCTCAGGATGACGATCAAAGGATGATAGAGGCGCGCGCGCATGGCCTGGACCTTGCCGACTTCACGCCGCGCGAAACGGATGTGCTTGCCGAGCTGCAACGCGGCTGCTCGAATAAGGTCATTGCGGGGAAGCTCAATCTGTCCGGCCACACCGTGAAAATGCACGTGCAGCATATTATGCGCAAGCTGCAAGTCCAGAACCGAACCGAAGTCGTTGCCCGTTTGGGTTACAGGGTGCTAACCAACGGCCATGATGCGGCGGCATCGTAA
- a CDS encoding PE-PGRS family protein, producing MPIPQITDTINLTDPTAGNANAGNGGNGYGNGDIHFDPTAYVHNVQDVYGASTDVHNGDHVSQMADWGTGDGGAGGAAVSALLATVNNAGAGGAGGDPTSSGNQGSGSGGDTAAVSAPTTATQLGELVSDQHATIISGMGGNGGNGNLAEGGSVSTALVHTDTLSTAVSNAFDHFDNSFGTIDVHHLGT from the coding sequence ATGCCTATTCCACAGATAACTGATACGATCAATCTCACCGATCCCACTGCAGGCAACGCAAATGCCGGCAACGGCGGTAATGGCTATGGCAATGGGGATATCCACTTCGATCCCACTGCATATGTCCACAATGTTCAGGACGTCTACGGCGCCTCAACTGATGTTCACAATGGCGATCATGTTTCTCAGATGGCCGATTGGGGCACCGGTGACGGCGGAGCTGGCGGCGCCGCTGTGAGTGCCTTACTTGCAACGGTCAACAACGCCGGAGCTGGTGGAGCAGGCGGAGACCCCACCTCCAGCGGCAACCAGGGTTCAGGGAGCGGCGGCGACACGGCAGCGGTTTCGGCACCGACAACAGCCACACAACTTGGCGAATTGGTGTCCGATCAGCACGCCACCATCATATCCGGCATGGGTGGCAATGGCGGTAACGGCAACCTGGCCGAAGGCGGCAGTGTCTCGACTGCATTGGTTCATACCGATACCCTCAGCACGGCCGTATCGAACGCTTTCGATCATTTCGACAATTCTTTCGGCACCATCGACGTGCACCATCTCGGTACGTGA
- a CDS encoding HlyD family type I secretion periplasmic adaptor subunit: MTVIRPAAPAKFISPSSPSTRSAQRLEAAKKFLSYSPVLDADFTRLAPASPMPVLRSVKRTGNLLICVFILGFGIWSALAPLKSAAVASGIVEPEFSRKTIQHLEGGIIRQILVRNGDAVTAGQVLIELDDTKSRSERDSIQGQLWDAEGMHARLLAEQSDSDQITFPPDLRALMNNNPAVNAIMSGQHRIFETRRQVMQSEIAITQEKMRQVQQEIIGLGAQKASLADRAEISRQEMESATSLVNKGAERKSRIFNLGREKADIDGQAGEVDAQISRAYQVIGEAQANLVKLQNDRQNEVALGLRDTESQILQLSERLREIDDQLSRTDIRAPEDGVIMDLHVHTAGGVVGAGEPLLDLVPREARLVITAHVRPEDINLVRPGLEAQVHLLPYNQRRVPLLRGTVDYVSADRLVDKQTGQAYYAATIRVTDERLAKMHDVALVPGMPAQALIETGKSSVAFYAIRPLLDSFNRAFRED, translated from the coding sequence ATGACTGTCATCCGTCCAGCAGCTCCGGCCAAATTCATAAGTCCGTCAAGCCCGAGCACCCGGTCTGCCCAAAGATTGGAGGCTGCGAAGAAATTCCTGAGCTATTCACCGGTCCTTGATGCGGATTTCACGAGGTTGGCGCCGGCGTCGCCCATGCCCGTGCTGCGGTCGGTGAAGCGAACGGGCAACCTGCTGATTTGCGTGTTTATCCTCGGTTTCGGAATATGGTCGGCGTTGGCTCCTCTCAAGAGCGCTGCGGTCGCCTCCGGCATCGTGGAACCGGAGTTCAGCCGCAAGACCATCCAACATCTGGAGGGTGGGATCATAAGACAAATTCTCGTCAGGAACGGCGATGCCGTCACTGCGGGGCAGGTTTTGATCGAACTGGACGATACGAAATCGCGTTCGGAGCGCGACAGCATTCAGGGCCAGCTCTGGGACGCTGAAGGCATGCATGCGCGCCTGCTTGCCGAACAGAGCGATAGCGACCAGATCACCTTTCCACCGGACCTTCGAGCGTTGATGAACAATAATCCGGCGGTCAATGCCATCATGAGCGGGCAGCACAGGATATTCGAGACGCGCCGTCAGGTCATGCAGTCCGAGATAGCAATCACGCAGGAAAAGATGAGGCAGGTTCAACAGGAGATCATCGGGCTCGGCGCACAAAAGGCTTCGCTTGCAGACAGGGCCGAAATCTCACGGCAAGAGATGGAATCGGCCACGAGTCTCGTCAACAAAGGGGCGGAGCGGAAGAGCAGGATTTTCAATCTGGGGCGCGAGAAGGCTGACATCGATGGGCAGGCGGGCGAAGTGGACGCTCAGATATCGCGCGCCTATCAGGTGATCGGCGAAGCCCAGGCCAATCTGGTGAAACTGCAGAACGATCGGCAAAATGAGGTCGCCCTAGGCCTGCGCGACACGGAGAGCCAAATTCTGCAACTGAGCGAGCGGTTGCGTGAAATTGACGATCAGCTTTCGAGGACCGACATCCGGGCTCCGGAGGACGGGGTGATCATGGACCTGCACGTTCACACGGCAGGTGGCGTGGTCGGTGCGGGCGAGCCGCTTCTCGATCTGGTGCCGCGCGAGGCCCGTCTTGTGATAACGGCACATGTGCGGCCGGAGGATATCAATTTGGTGCGTCCGGGGTTGGAAGCACAAGTTCATCTTCTACCTTATAATCAGCGGCGGGTTCCGCTGCTGAGAGGTACAGTGGACTACGTTTCCGCGGATCGCCTTGTCGATAAGCAGACCGGTCAGGCCTACTATGCTGCGACGATCCGTGTGACAGATGAACGATTGGCGAAGATGCACGATGTCGCGCTGGTTCCGGGCATGCCCGCCCAAGCATTGATCGAAACGGGCAAGAGCAGCGTCGCGTTTTACGCAATCAGACCGCTTCTGGACAGCTTCAACAGAGCGTTTCGCGAAGACTGA
- a CDS encoding transposase, producing the protein MDILKEHQSGMTVTDVCSKYGISEPTFYRWQSLQLRNAGFDVKRLRALEEENRKLKKLLAETMLAAATLSEMLEKTSKESA; encoded by the coding sequence ATGGACATTCTGAAGGAGCATCAGAGTGGCATGACGGTGACGGATGTGTGCAGCAAATACGGGATTAGCGAGCCTACCTTCTATCGGTGGCAATCCCTGCAGCTCAGGAATGCCGGCTTCGACGTCAAAAGGCTGAGGGCCTTGGAAGAGGAGAACCGAAAACTCAAGAAGCTATTGGCCGAAACCATGCTCGCAGCAGCGACGCTGAGCGAAATGCTTGAAAAAACATCCAAGGAAAGCGCGTAG
- the cydB gene encoding cytochrome d ubiquinol oxidase subunit II, which yields MILHQLIDYETLRIIWWLLLGVLLIGFAVTDGFDLGIGALLPFVARTDTERRIAINAIGATWEGNQVWLILAGGAIFAAWPPLYAVSFSGFYLAMFAVLFALILRPVAFKYRSKRESARWKAGWDWALFIGGFVPSLIFGVAVGNVLQGVPFRFADDMRIYYEGSFFELLNPYALLCGLLSVAMLTMHGAAWLQLKTDGVVAERARSYGSLAALATVVLFALGGLALWYGIDGYHITSEINTIGPSNPLLKTVDHAPGAWFANYGSHPWMMIAPILGLLGAIAALLSMLARRQVAPLLFSKLAIFGIISTVGVSMFPFILPSSLDPRSSLTVWDSSSSHMTLFIMLVVAVLFLPIILLYTAWVYRVLWGKIDAETVSDKSHHAY from the coding sequence ATGATCCTGCATCAACTGATCGACTATGAAACTTTGCGCATCATCTGGTGGTTGCTGCTCGGCGTCCTGCTGATCGGCTTTGCGGTGACCGACGGCTTCGATCTCGGTATCGGCGCGCTCCTGCCATTCGTCGCAAGGACGGATACCGAGCGGCGCATCGCCATCAATGCGATCGGCGCGACCTGGGAAGGCAACCAGGTCTGGCTGATCCTCGCCGGCGGCGCCATCTTCGCCGCCTGGCCGCCGCTTTACGCCGTCTCCTTCTCCGGCTTCTATCTGGCGATGTTCGCGGTCCTCTTCGCGCTCATCCTCAGGCCGGTGGCGTTCAAATACCGCTCCAAACGCGAAAGTGCACGCTGGAAGGCAGGCTGGGACTGGGCGCTGTTCATCGGCGGTTTCGTTCCCTCCCTGATCTTCGGCGTCGCCGTCGGCAACGTCTTGCAGGGCGTGCCGTTCCGCTTCGCCGACGACATGCGGATCTACTACGAGGGCTCGTTCTTTGAACTCCTCAATCCCTATGCGTTGCTCTGCGGCCTGCTCTCCGTCGCCATGCTCACCATGCATGGCGCGGCATGGCTGCAGTTGAAGACGGACGGCGTTGTCGCCGAACGGGCCCGCAGTTATGGCAGCCTGGCAGCACTCGCGACGGTCGTGCTCTTCGCACTCGGCGGCCTCGCCCTCTGGTACGGCATCGACGGCTATCACATCACCAGCGAGATCAACACGATCGGTCCGTCCAATCCTCTATTGAAGACCGTCGATCATGCGCCTGGCGCCTGGTTCGCCAATTATGGTAGTCATCCCTGGATGATGATCGCTCCGATCCTCGGCCTCCTCGGCGCAATCGCGGCCCTTCTGTCGATGCTTGCCCGCCGTCAAGTGGCACCGCTGCTCTTCAGCAAGCTCGCCATTTTCGGCATCATCTCGACGGTCGGCGTCTCGATGTTCCCCTTCATCCTGCCCTCCTCGCTTGACCCGCGCTCCAGTCTCACGGTCTGGGACTCGTCCTCAAGCCATATGACGCTGTTCATCATGCTGGTCGTGGCGGTGCTCTTCCTGCCGATCATCCTGCTCTACACCGCCTGGGTCTATCGGGTGCTCTGGGGTAAGATCGACGCCGAGACGGTCAGCGACAAGAGCCACCACGCCTACTGA
- a CDS encoding type I secretion system permease/ATPase, with product MSTSLAQAQRPQTPLVIALRASAGAFGLVFIYSCGYNLFLLAPSIYLLQIYDRVLSSRSADTLLMLTLIIAVAVVVGSTLDIVRRAALSRIGSWMDHRLRPDVLSASFEYASRADTSVAADCYRDLATLRQFLDSPASSLLFDVPWAPVFLLLLFLVHPLLGAIGLVSAVALLSLALLTELATQQPIAQANLALSRSYVRLSTALRYIQVIRAMGMQDGAAQIIYRDAEVARRAQDTAMHRTEIILGFSKSIRTLTQILAMGAAAWLVLDDNSSPGIIFVASLLLGRGLAPVEGAIGAWRSFAFARNSFNRLNKMLLVVASQDDARTIPTPEPSGLVVDNVGYAPPFVDRPILKGVTLRLVPGDCVALIGPSGSGKSTLGRIMAGVLHPTSGGTFLGGVDISALRLCGDTHHVGYLPQDIELFGGAIKDVIGRLDGADPTKAIEAAKLVGLHETIMRLPQGYETDIGEGGSLLLRAQRQQLGLARAAYGNPALVILDDPNSSLDYEGERILFNAIERMRSRRMIVVIITHRMGVLPVTNKIAIIRNGMVNAFGESEYIYDTYLRPPSPAPSLEGRAVP from the coding sequence ATGTCAACAAGTCTTGCACAAGCCCAGCGCCCGCAGACTCCACTGGTCATTGCCCTCCGGGCTTCCGCCGGCGCTTTCGGCTTGGTCTTCATCTATAGCTGCGGCTACAATCTCTTTCTTCTCGCTCCTTCCATCTATCTTTTGCAGATATACGATCGGGTGCTGTCGAGCCGCAGCGCCGATACGCTGTTGATGCTGACGCTCATCATCGCTGTTGCCGTGGTGGTGGGGTCCACCTTGGATATTGTGCGCAGAGCAGCGCTTTCGCGTATCGGCAGTTGGATGGACCACCGGTTGCGCCCGGACGTTTTGAGCGCGTCGTTCGAATATGCGTCCCGTGCCGATACCAGCGTGGCGGCCGACTGTTATCGCGACCTTGCCACGCTGCGTCAGTTCCTCGATTCGCCGGCAAGTTCGCTTCTCTTCGATGTTCCCTGGGCGCCGGTATTCCTGTTGCTGCTCTTTCTCGTCCACCCCTTGCTGGGAGCGATCGGCCTTGTTAGCGCAGTCGCGCTTTTGTCGCTTGCCCTGTTGACGGAGCTGGCGACGCAGCAGCCGATCGCGCAGGCCAATCTTGCGCTGTCAAGGAGCTATGTGCGGCTTTCAACGGCTCTCCGATATATTCAGGTGATCCGAGCCATGGGGATGCAGGATGGCGCGGCACAAATCATCTACCGCGATGCGGAGGTCGCCAGAAGAGCGCAAGATACCGCGATGCATCGGACCGAGATCATCTTGGGATTCTCGAAGTCCATCAGGACGTTAACGCAAATTCTTGCCATGGGAGCGGCCGCATGGCTGGTCCTCGATGATAACAGCAGTCCCGGGATCATCTTTGTCGCGAGCCTGCTGCTCGGCCGCGGTCTTGCGCCGGTCGAGGGCGCGATCGGTGCCTGGCGCTCGTTTGCGTTTGCTCGCAATTCCTTCAATCGTCTCAACAAGATGCTGCTGGTTGTTGCTTCGCAGGATGACGCCCGAACGATACCCACCCCCGAACCCAGCGGGCTCGTCGTCGACAATGTCGGCTATGCCCCGCCGTTTGTCGATCGGCCGATATTGAAAGGCGTCACGCTGCGCCTTGTGCCAGGTGATTGCGTTGCGCTCATCGGCCCGTCGGGGTCCGGCAAGTCGACGCTCGGCCGGATCATGGCCGGCGTCCTGCACCCGACGAGCGGAGGCACGTTCCTTGGAGGCGTCGACATATCGGCGCTGCGCCTTTGCGGCGACACCCATCACGTCGGCTATCTGCCGCAGGATATCGAGCTTTTCGGCGGAGCGATCAAGGACGTCATCGGGCGTCTGGACGGCGCCGATCCCACCAAGGCGATCGAAGCGGCAAAGCTCGTCGGGCTGCATGAAACGATCATGCGGCTGCCGCAGGGCTACGAGACCGACATCGGCGAGGGGGGAAGCTTGCTGCTGCGCGCTCAGCGGCAGCAGCTCGGATTGGCGCGAGCTGCCTACGGAAATCCAGCGCTTGTGATACTCGACGATCCGAATTCCAGTCTGGACTATGAAGGCGAACGCATCTTGTTTAATGCGATCGAACGCATGAGATCCAGGCGAATGATCGTCGTCATCATTACTCATCGGATGGGCGTTCTGCCCGTCACCAACAAGATCGCCATTATCCGCAACGGCATGGTCAATGCGTTTGGAGAGAGCGAGTATATATACGATACCTACCTTCGCCCTCCATCGCCGGCGCCGTCCCTGGAGGGAAGGGCTGTGCCATGA
- a CDS encoding phosphoketolase family protein, giving the protein MEKQATADSTGVLDTAELALIDRYWRAANYLSVGQIYLLDNPLLREPLKAEHIKPRLLGHWGTTPGLNFIYAHLNRIIRNRDLDIIYVCGPGHGGLGMVANTYLEGTYSEIYPDISENADGMRKLFRQFSFPGGIPSHAAPETPGSIHEGGELGYALVHAYGAVFDNPDLIAACVVGDGEAETGPLAASWHSNKFLNPARDGAVLPILHLNGYKIANPTLLGRATDEDLRHLFIGYGYEPFFVEGSEPHKMHQAMAATFEQAFDRIRAIQREARHGAPGNFCPRWPMIVFRSPKGWTGPKEVDGKRVEGFWRAHQVPVSNCRDDAGHRKILEDWMQSYDPQDLFDTNGRLKEALRALAPMGQRRMGANPHANGGLLRQELVTPAIDDYAVAVKERGRTMAQSTEILGHYLRDTLTLNADGANFRIFGPDETESNRLGSVFEVTDRVWMEEIKPYDVSLARDGRVMEVLSEHLCQGWLEGYLLTGRHGLFSCYEAFIHIIDSMFNQHAKWLKVSRELPWRKPVSSLNYLLTSHVWRQDHNGFSHQDPGFIDLVANKKADTVRIYLPPDANTLLWTSDHCLKTYDRINVIVAGKQPELQWLSMDEAVKHCEAGISIWDWAGNEQGAGEPDVVMACAGDVPTMETLAAVDLLRQNIPELSIRVVNVVDLMALQSKEQHPHGLTDEVFDRLFTPDRPVIFAYHGYPYLIHRLTYRRTNHSNIHVRGFIEEGTTTTPFDMTVLNELDRYHLAIETIERVPGLKEKAADVIKLFQGKLEEHHRYVRQHGEDMPEISNWKWPYDGNGTRLA; this is encoded by the coding sequence ATGGAAAAGCAGGCAACCGCAGATTCTACCGGCGTGCTTGATACGGCCGAGCTGGCGCTGATCGACCGCTATTGGCGCGCGGCCAATTACCTCTCGGTCGGACAGATCTACCTTCTCGACAATCCGCTGCTGCGCGAGCCGCTGAAGGCGGAGCATATCAAACCCCGTCTGCTCGGCCATTGGGGCACGACGCCCGGATTGAATTTCATCTATGCTCATCTCAATCGGATCATCCGCAATCGCGATCTCGATATCATCTATGTCTGCGGCCCTGGCCATGGCGGTCTCGGCATGGTCGCCAATACCTATCTCGAAGGCACCTACAGCGAAATCTATCCGGATATTTCCGAGAATGCGGACGGCATGCGCAAACTGTTCCGTCAGTTCTCCTTCCCAGGCGGCATTCCGAGCCATGCGGCGCCGGAGACGCCCGGCTCGATTCATGAGGGCGGCGAACTCGGTTATGCCCTCGTCCATGCCTACGGCGCCGTCTTCGACAATCCCGACCTGATCGCAGCCTGTGTAGTCGGCGATGGTGAAGCCGAAACCGGCCCGCTGGCCGCTAGCTGGCATTCCAATAAGTTCCTCAATCCGGCACGCGACGGCGCCGTACTGCCGATCTTGCATCTCAACGGCTACAAGATCGCCAACCCCACCCTTCTCGGCCGCGCCACCGACGAGGATTTGCGCCATCTCTTCATCGGCTACGGCTACGAGCCGTTCTTCGTCGAAGGTTCGGAACCGCATAAGATGCATCAGGCCATGGCCGCGACCTTCGAACAGGCGTTCGATCGTATCCGCGCCATTCAACGGGAGGCCCGCCACGGCGCGCCCGGCAATTTCTGCCCGCGCTGGCCGATGATCGTATTCAGAAGCCCGAAGGGCTGGACAGGCCCCAAGGAAGTCGACGGCAAGAGGGTCGAAGGCTTCTGGCGGGCGCATCAGGTGCCCGTTTCCAATTGCCGCGACGATGCCGGTCACCGGAAGATCCTGGAAGATTGGATGCAAAGCTACGATCCGCAGGATCTCTTCGACACCAACGGGCGTCTGAAGGAGGCGTTGCGCGCACTGGCGCCGATGGGCCAACGGCGCATGGGCGCCAATCCCCATGCCAATGGCGGCCTCCTGCGCCAAGAACTCGTAACACCCGCGATCGACGATTATGCAGTCGCCGTCAAAGAGCGCGGCAGAACGATGGCACAATCGACGGAAATCCTTGGCCACTATCTGCGCGACACCCTGACCCTCAATGCCGATGGCGCCAATTTCCGCATCTTCGGTCCCGACGAGACGGAGTCCAACCGCCTTGGCAGCGTTTTCGAAGTGACCGACCGTGTGTGGATGGAGGAAATCAAGCCGTATGACGTCAGTCTGGCCCGCGACGGCCGGGTGATGGAAGTGCTGAGCGAGCATCTGTGCCAGGGTTGGCTGGAGGGCTATCTGCTGACCGGTCGCCACGGCCTGTTTTCCTGCTACGAAGCCTTCATCCATATCATCGATTCGATGTTCAACCAGCACGCCAAGTGGCTGAAAGTGTCGCGCGAGCTCCCGTGGCGCAAACCGGTTTCCTCGCTGAACTACTTGCTGACCTCGCATGTCTGGCGGCAGGACCATAACGGCTTCAGCCACCAGGACCCCGGCTTCATCGACCTTGTCGCCAACAAGAAGGCCGACACCGTGCGCATCTATCTGCCGCCGGATGCCAATACGCTGCTGTGGACGTCAGACCATTGCCTGAAGACCTATGACCGCATCAACGTTATCGTCGCGGGCAAGCAGCCGGAATTGCAATGGCTGTCGATGGATGAAGCCGTCAAACACTGTGAGGCCGGCATCAGCATCTGGGATTGGGCCGGCAATGAACAGGGCGCCGGGGAACCCGATGTGGTCATGGCCTGCGCCGGCGACGTGCCGACCATGGAGACGCTTGCGGCGGTGGATCTTCTCCGCCAAAACATTCCGGAGCTATCGATCCGCGTCGTCAACGTCGTCGACCTGATGGCATTACAGTCCAAGGAACAGCATCCGCATGGCCTGACCGATGAGGTCTTCGACAGGCTGTTCACGCCGGATCGGCCGGTCATCTTCGCCTATCACGGCTATCCCTACCTGATCCACCGCCTGACCTACCGGCGCACCAACCACAGCAACATTCATGTCCGCGGCTTCATCGAGGAAGGGACGACGACAACGCCGTTCGATATGACCGTTCTCAACGAACTCGACCGCTACCATCTCGCCATCGAGACGATCGAGCGCGTGCCGGGATTGAAGGAAAAAGCGGCCGATGTGATCAAGCTTTTTCAGGGCAAACTCGAAGAACACCATCGCTACGTCCGCCAACACGGCGAAGACATGCCGGAAATCAGTAACTGGAAATGGCCTTATGACGGCAATGGTACGCGTCTGGCCTGA